From Lujinxingia vulgaris, a single genomic window includes:
- the asd gene encoding archaetidylserine decarboxylase (Phosphatidylserine decarboxylase is synthesized as a single chain precursor. Generation of the pyruvoyl active site from a Ser is coupled to cleavage of a Gly-Ser bond between the larger (beta) and smaller (alpha chains). It is an integral membrane protein.), whose amino-acid sequence MVMEKAAVKVLERLPKNLVSRAFGVVSEVELPRPIQKVVNSSFAELAGINVDEGERNPREYDSLNAYFTRRLRSGARHIESQQADTLVSPVDGKVGAFGNINAGTLLQAKGRTYRLLDLVDSAEEAARFDGGAFITIYLSPRDYHRIHAPVAGQVDAVSYIPGYLFPVNPFAVRNIDELFAVNERLISYLATEKLGRVGVVKVGATCVGRIGLAFDGFETNGTFRRREDFSPREDLHVDHGDELGVFNLGSTVILLISEPTFRFREDLRFGDVVRLGERLGAIEG is encoded by the coding sequence ATGGTGATGGAAAAAGCGGCGGTGAAGGTCCTGGAGAGGTTGCCCAAAAACCTGGTCAGTCGGGCCTTTGGGGTCGTCAGCGAGGTGGAGTTGCCCCGACCCATTCAGAAGGTGGTGAACAGCTCCTTTGCCGAGCTGGCCGGCATCAATGTGGATGAGGGCGAACGCAACCCGCGCGAGTACGACAGCCTCAACGCCTATTTTACCCGCCGGCTGCGCAGCGGCGCGCGCCATATCGAGAGCCAGCAGGCCGACACCCTGGTGAGCCCGGTCGATGGAAAGGTCGGGGCCTTCGGCAACATCAACGCCGGCACCCTCCTGCAGGCCAAAGGACGTACGTACCGACTGCTCGACCTGGTCGACAGCGCCGAGGAGGCCGCCCGCTTCGACGGGGGCGCCTTCATCACGATCTACCTCTCGCCGCGGGATTATCACCGCATCCACGCGCCAGTAGCGGGGCAGGTCGACGCGGTCAGCTACATCCCGGGCTACCTCTTTCCGGTGAATCCTTTTGCGGTTCGCAACATCGATGAGCTCTTCGCGGTCAACGAGCGCCTGATCAGCTACCTCGCCACTGAGAAGCTGGGGCGAGTGGGCGTGGTGAAGGTGGGCGCGACCTGCGTGGGCCGCATCGGGCTTGCGTTTGACGGCTTTGAGACCAACGGCACCTTCCGCCGTCGGGAAGACTTCTCGCCGCGCGAGGATCTTCACGTGGATCACGGCGATGAGCTCGGCGTCTTTAACCTGGGCTCCACCGTTATTCTGCTCATCAGTGAGCCGACCTTCCGCTTCCGCGAAGATCTGCGATTTGGGGATGTCGTCCGCCTCGGCGAGCGTCTCGGCGCGATCGAAGGCTGA
- a CDS encoding class I SAM-dependent methyltransferase → MFAPDRGCEEFEFVPNSADKSPEIGPHLDEESDVIELTEEVSKNRVAPSELDGLSLEMPAFRVPESVLDEELDGETNRLDAQSLEDAGYDRQEMVKTISMKPVRREDLEAMAPSRAPELDEPLSDARFAPDIVTAPPRVLIKRWNEGLPLAALKLVSAPPPGSPPPVVAAALAAGSEAPPAPVEPALDEDSDVLELDEIETIQEPPARPPAGAPTAAPPTPELPATPDPEQRQAPDVSAAEPEPTPAEPASAESAASSEPAAGDSEMQGLVKELLEEKKAKAQGPRTKRLRPRDVWFQEVFSEEYLRTIPASIGERTEQEVEFIRKSLKLKRGSRILDLACGFGRHAIGLAEQGYEMVGVDLSMPLLQKALADARQRSTNVKFIHGDMRELNFNEVFDGCYVWDTSVGYFDDRTNLRVFQGIQRALKPGGRILVDVINRDYVVRETPTRLWWEGEGCIFLEESEFDFQTSTLHAKRSFIYEDNSPPLEQNSYIRLYNVHELRQMLHVAGFNVLEISGERFTRGYFLGASSRRVIVLAEKRARKDTV, encoded by the coding sequence ATGTTTGCGCCCGACCGGGGCTGCGAGGAGTTTGAATTCGTGCCAAATTCTGCCGATAAGTCCCCCGAGATCGGGCCGCACCTCGACGAGGAGAGCGACGTGATTGAGCTGACCGAAGAGGTCAGCAAGAACCGCGTCGCACCTTCAGAACTCGATGGTCTAAGCCTGGAGATGCCGGCCTTTCGCGTGCCCGAGAGCGTCCTCGATGAGGAACTCGATGGGGAGACCAATCGCCTCGACGCGCAGAGCCTGGAGGACGCGGGCTACGATCGCCAGGAGATGGTCAAAACGATCTCGATGAAGCCTGTGCGCCGCGAAGATCTCGAGGCCATGGCGCCAAGCCGAGCGCCGGAGCTCGATGAGCCCCTGAGCGATGCGCGTTTTGCCCCTGATATCGTGACCGCGCCCCCGCGCGTTCTGATCAAGCGCTGGAATGAAGGACTTCCGCTCGCTGCGCTGAAACTGGTCTCGGCGCCTCCGCCCGGATCTCCACCTCCGGTGGTGGCTGCTGCTCTGGCGGCCGGCTCCGAGGCGCCGCCGGCGCCCGTTGAGCCGGCGCTTGATGAAGACAGCGACGTGCTGGAGCTCGACGAGATCGAGACGATTCAGGAGCCTCCGGCGCGTCCGCCCGCCGGCGCTCCGACCGCAGCCCCTCCCACGCCCGAGCTGCCGGCAACCCCCGACCCCGAGCAGCGCCAGGCCCCGGACGTCTCCGCTGCCGAACCTGAGCCCACGCCGGCCGAGCCTGCTTCTGCTGAAAGCGCCGCTTCCTCCGAGCCCGCCGCCGGCGACTCCGAGATGCAGGGCCTGGTCAAAGAGCTGCTCGAAGAGAAGAAGGCCAAAGCGCAGGGGCCCCGCACCAAACGACTTCGCCCGCGCGATGTGTGGTTTCAGGAGGTCTTCAGCGAGGAGTACCTGCGCACGATCCCGGCCTCCATCGGTGAGCGCACCGAGCAGGAGGTGGAGTTCATCCGCAAGAGCCTCAAGCTCAAGCGTGGCTCGCGCATCCTTGACCTGGCCTGCGGCTTTGGCCGCCACGCCATCGGGCTTGCCGAGCAGGGCTACGAGATGGTCGGTGTCGATCTCTCGATGCCTCTTCTGCAGAAGGCGCTCGCTGACGCACGTCAGCGCTCGACCAACGTGAAGTTCATTCACGGCGATATGCGCGAGCTCAACTTCAACGAGGTCTTCGACGGCTGCTACGTCTGGGATACCTCGGTGGGCTACTTCGACGATCGCACCAACCTGCGGGTTTTTCAGGGGATTCAGCGCGCGCTCAAGCCGGGCGGCCGCATCCTGGTCGACGTCATCAACCGCGACTACGTCGTGCGCGAGACCCCCACGCGCCTGTGGTGGGAGGGCGAGGGCTGCATCTTCTTGGAGGAGAGCGAGTTCGACTTTCAGACGAGCACGCTGCACGCCAAGCGCTCCTTCATCTACGAAGACAACTCCCCGCCGCTGGAGCAGAACAGCTACATCCGCCTCTACAACGTCCATGAGCTGCGCCAGATGCTGCACGTGGCCGGCTTCAACGTGCTGGAGATCAGCGGTGAGCGTTTCACGCGCGGCTACTTCCTGGGGGCGTCGAGCCGCCGGGTGATCGTGCTGGCCGAGAAGCGCGCGCGCAAAGATACCGTCTGA
- a CDS encoding DEAD/DEAH box helicase, producing the protein MLTTAEHTFDDFYLSDEMRRALDAIGYTRPTKAQVAAIPLILAGIDLILQSQTGSGKTAAFGIPMIEMLEPVPGRIDVLVLAPTRELAQQVCNEFERLGQFKRVKATAIYGGTSYERQYEELEKSSIVVATPGRLIDLCERGKIDLSQLRLLCLDEADEMLSMGFRDDIEAIMAFLPEERQSLLFSATITDEIKALGNKTLFYPENVLLSTDSVASVDVAHSYYPVRGVGRPRDLIKVLEYEEPDSAIIFANTKDDTFMVTSFLKRHGYRADVLNGDLPQKEREKTLAALRDGKIDYIVATDVAARGIDISDLSHVINFVLPDSAEVYIHRTGRTGRAGKKGKAISLIAPNEVATFFQVRKMYSVNLIERSLPTPVEIMKARQRRGLTRIATQLEGRNDLPYGAHMGIAEILLNEASEGGDLDPVRTVARLLAIAERVQKGAPLSASVEASAAAAPAAKTEAPKAEEKKVETKTTEAPKAEEKKVEAKTTEAPRAEEKKVEAKTTEAPKADEKKVEAKKTEAPRAEEKKAEDKKESAETTQESGGEQREEGSGRRRRRRGARRRSRGSHGSSAQPQEVQEEAAAKAPTAPSAEESSPAPEANKPRRERTRRRSRAARSGSSQGGNKGASAPVPTPVAVAVAAPAAPAPRDTRKMYLNLGSSTFGSDEELVTMLCYMSGMDPEDFGDLQMESTYSFIHVRREYFRDVVVALNGQVWEGNNLTAEAARK; encoded by the coding sequence ATGCTGACGACCGCTGAACATACTTTTGACGACTTCTACCTCAGCGATGAGATGCGTCGTGCTCTCGACGCCATCGGCTACACCCGCCCCACCAAGGCGCAGGTTGCCGCCATTCCTCTTATCCTCGCCGGCATCGATCTGATCCTGCAGTCGCAGACCGGCTCCGGAAAGACCGCCGCCTTCGGCATCCCGATGATCGAGATGCTCGAGCCGGTGCCCGGCCGCATCGACGTGCTGGTGCTCGCGCCCACCCGTGAGCTCGCCCAGCAGGTCTGCAATGAGTTTGAGCGCCTGGGCCAGTTCAAGCGCGTCAAAGCCACCGCCATCTACGGGGGCACCTCCTACGAGCGCCAGTACGAGGAGCTGGAAAAGTCCTCGATCGTGGTCGCCACCCCGGGGCGTCTTATTGACCTGTGTGAGCGGGGCAAGATCGATCTTAGCCAGCTTCGCTTGCTCTGCCTCGATGAGGCCGACGAGATGCTCTCGATGGGCTTTCGCGACGACATCGAGGCGATCATGGCCTTCCTCCCGGAGGAGCGTCAGAGCCTGCTCTTCTCGGCGACGATCACCGATGAGATCAAGGCCCTGGGCAACAAGACGCTCTTCTACCCGGAGAACGTGCTGCTCTCGACCGACTCGGTCGCCTCAGTCGACGTGGCGCATTCGTACTACCCGGTGCGTGGCGTGGGGCGTCCCCGCGACCTGATCAAAGTGCTGGAGTATGAGGAGCCCGACAGTGCGATCATCTTTGCGAACACGAAAGATGATACCTTCATGGTGACCTCGTTTTTGAAGCGCCACGGCTACCGCGCCGACGTGCTCAACGGCGATCTTCCGCAGAAAGAACGCGAGAAGACGCTGGCCGCGCTGCGCGATGGCAAGATCGACTACATCGTAGCCACCGACGTGGCCGCCCGCGGCATTGACATCTCGGACTTGAGCCACGTTATCAACTTCGTGCTCCCGGATTCGGCCGAGGTTTACATCCACCGCACCGGCCGTACCGGCCGCGCCGGCAAGAAGGGTAAGGCCATCAGCCTGATCGCGCCCAATGAGGTCGCGACCTTCTTCCAGGTGCGCAAGATGTACTCGGTGAACCTCATCGAGCGCAGCCTGCCCACGCCGGTGGAGATCATGAAGGCGCGCCAGCGCCGCGGTCTCACCCGCATCGCCACCCAGCTGGAGGGGCGCAACGATCTTCCCTACGGCGCGCACATGGGCATCGCCGAGATCCTTCTTAATGAGGCGAGCGAAGGCGGTGATCTCGACCCGGTGCGCACCGTGGCACGACTTCTCGCGATCGCCGAGCGCGTGCAAAAGGGTGCTCCCCTGAGCGCGTCGGTGGAAGCTTCCGCGGCGGCTGCCCCTGCGGCCAAGACCGAAGCTCCCAAAGCCGAAGAGAAGAAGGTCGAAACGAAGACGACCGAAGCTCCCAAAGCCGAAGAGAAGAAGGTCGAAGCGAAGACGACCGAAGCTCCCAGGGCTGAAGAGAAGAAGGTCGAAGCGAAGACGACCGAAGCTCCCAAAGCCGACGAGAAGAAGGTCGAAGCGAAGAAGACCGAAGCTCCCAGAGCCGAAGAGAAGAAGGCCGAAGACAAGAAAGAATCGGCAGAAACCACGCAGGAGAGTGGTGGCGAGCAGCGCGAAGAAGGCTCCGGTCGGCGCCGTCGCCGTCGGGGAGCGCGTCGTCGCTCGCGCGGAAGCCATGGCTCCAGCGCGCAGCCGCAAGAGGTGCAGGAAGAGGCTGCTGCGAAGGCGCCCACGGCGCCGAGCGCCGAGGAAAGCAGCCCCGCTCCGGAGGCAAACAAGCCTCGCCGGGAGCGCACCCGCCGCCGCTCGCGTGCGGCGCGCAGTGGCAGCAGCCAGGGTGGAAATAAGGGCGCTTCGGCCCCCGTGCCCACTCCGGTGGCCGTGGCCGTGGCCGCGCCTGCGGCCCCCGCGCCTCGCGACACGCGTAAGATGTATCTGAACCTGGGCAGCTCCACCTTCGGCTCTGACGAAGAGCTGGTGACCATGCTATGCTACATGTCCGGCATGGACCCGGAGGACTTTGGTGATCTTCAGATGGAGAGCACCTACTCCTTCATTCATGTGCGCCGCGAGTACTTCCGCGACGTCGTCGTGGCGCTCAACGGGCAGGTCTGGGAAGGCAATAACCTCACCGCCGAGGCCGCTCGTAAATAA
- a CDS encoding DciA family protein has product MFDDILKAAARAGKERGELPAPTRSFLRQVWPTMVGEELTHLCEPLSLFEGTLRVAVRHPSLADEWKRRPLALLRRVQRYAPWPVERIEIQLDERAGQPLPPPPREVVEAFERGDVQMMEEDLDDEMKRLIASIERLRRERGQG; this is encoded by the coding sequence ATGTTTGACGACATACTCAAGGCGGCGGCACGTGCCGGCAAAGAGCGCGGCGAGCTGCCCGCACCGACCCGAAGCTTCCTGCGTCAGGTCTGGCCGACGATGGTGGGTGAGGAGCTCACCCACCTCTGCGAGCCGCTGAGCCTCTTTGAGGGCACGCTGCGTGTGGCGGTGCGACATCCCTCGCTGGCCGATGAATGGAAGCGCCGTCCCCTGGCGCTGTTGCGTCGGGTTCAACGCTACGCCCCCTGGCCGGTGGAGCGCATCGAGATTCAGCTCGATGAGCGCGCAGGCCAACCCCTGCCTCCTCCCCCCAGGGAGGTCGTTGAGGCCTTTGAGCGCGGCGACGTTCAGATGATGGAAGAGGACCTCGACGATGAGATGAAACGACTCATCGCGTCGATCGAGCGGCTGCGTCGGGAGCGCGGCCAGGGATGA
- the infC gene encoding translation initiation factor IF-3: MADKEPKINRRIRAPEVRVIDPDGEQLGIMSSDDALERAESFGLDLVEVAPQARPPVVRIMDYGKFKYQQKKRTAEARKKSSRVELKEVKFRPKTDEHDFQTKLRRARRFLEENNKVKLTVMFRGREITHPEIARTMLQRAAEELADAAQVEQSARMEGRNMTLFLTPKNVSVS; the protein is encoded by the coding sequence ATGGCGGATAAAGAACCGAAGATTAATCGTCGCATTCGCGCTCCTGAAGTGCGTGTGATCGATCCCGATGGCGAGCAGCTGGGTATCATGAGCTCGGACGACGCGCTGGAGAGGGCCGAAAGTTTCGGCCTGGATCTGGTGGAGGTCGCCCCTCAGGCGCGCCCGCCGGTCGTGCGGATCATGGACTACGGTAAGTTCAAGTATCAGCAGAAGAAGCGCACCGCTGAGGCCCGTAAGAAGTCCTCACGCGTCGAGCTCAAAGAGGTTAAGTTTCGTCCGAAGACCGACGAACACGACTTCCAGACCAAGCTTCGTCGCGCCCGGCGCTTCCTCGAAGAGAACAACAAGGTCAAGCTGACCGTGATGTTCCGGGGCCGTGAGATCACTCACCCCGAGATCGCGCGCACCATGCTTCAGCGCGCGGCCGAGGAGCTGGCCGATGCAGCTCAGGTTGAGCAGAGCGCACGGATGGAAGGGCGCAACATGACGCTTTTTCTCACCCCGAAGAACGTCAGCGTGAGCTGA
- the rpmI gene encoding 50S ribosomal protein L35 codes for MSKMKTHRGAAKRFKMTKSGKVKYRRGFRAHILTKKSSKRKRQLRKDGYIHPADEPRVKKLIGEG; via the coding sequence ATGTCGAAGATGAAAACGCATCGCGGAGCCGCCAAACGCTTCAAGATGACCAAGAGCGGTAAAGTGAAGTACCGCCGCGGCTTCCGCGCCCACATCCTGACCAAGAAGAGCAGCAAGCGTAAGCGTCAGCTCCGCAAAGACGGGTACATCCACCCGGCGGACGAGCCTCGCGTCAAGAAGCTTATTGGCGAAGGTTAA
- the rplT gene encoding 50S ribosomal protein L20, which yields MPRVKRGFKARRRRKKVLRAAKGFVGGRRRLFKNAKETLHRSWVYAYRDRRQRKRQFRRLWITRINAAARQNGMSYSALIGGLKRAGVELDRKVLADMAVFDSAGFAQVVSAAKNATN from the coding sequence ATGCCACGCGTCAAAAGAGGTTTTAAAGCGCGTCGTCGTCGCAAGAAGGTCTTGCGCGCGGCCAAAGGTTTCGTCGGCGGTCGCCGTCGTCTGTTCAAGAACGCCAAAGAGACCCTGCACCGCTCCTGGGTCTACGCTTACCGCGATCGTCGTCAGCGCAAGCGCCAGTTCCGTCGCCTGTGGATCACCCGTATCAACGCCGCAGCTCGCCAGAATGGCATGAGCTACAGCGCGCTGATCGGTGGTCTGAAGCGCGCCGGCGTGGAGCTGGACCGCAAGGTCCTGGCGGATATGGCCGTGTTTGACTCGGCCGGGTTCGCTCAAGTGGTCAGCGCGGCGAAGAACGCCACGAACTGA
- the pheS gene encoding phenylalanine--tRNA ligase subunit alpha, translating into MNVEELSKKLEELAAQAVEELAVAPRKEDAIQIKNRYLGRKGDVQELMKVLRDLPHEARRVAGQASNACKTAIEEAFESRMRALANEELERKMREEAVDITLPSRPLHASMGHPLRQIEQELIGIFEEMGFEVAEGPEIESDYFNFEALNFPPDHPARDMQDTFMLDDQRLLRTHTSPVQVRTMQAYELPVRVISPGRVYRCDSDITHSPVFHQIEGLLIDEHVTFGDLKGTLQLFAERCFGEGTPIRLRPSFFPFTEPSAEVDVGCIFCRSQGCRVCSHTGWLEILGSGMVDPNVLEASGIDPQRYSGFAFGLGVERVAMLKLGVNDIRLFYENDLRFLEQF; encoded by the coding sequence ATGAACGTGGAAGAGCTCAGCAAGAAGCTCGAAGAGCTGGCCGCGCAGGCCGTCGAGGAGCTGGCCGTGGCACCTCGTAAAGAGGACGCCATTCAGATCAAGAACCGCTACCTGGGTCGCAAGGGCGATGTGCAGGAGCTGATGAAGGTGCTGCGCGATCTGCCCCATGAGGCGCGTCGGGTGGCCGGGCAGGCCTCCAACGCCTGCAAAACGGCCATCGAAGAGGCCTTTGAGTCGCGTATGCGTGCGCTGGCCAACGAGGAGCTCGAGCGCAAGATGCGCGAAGAGGCCGTCGACATCACGTTGCCCTCGCGCCCGCTGCACGCCTCGATGGGGCATCCGCTGCGCCAGATCGAGCAGGAGCTCATCGGCATCTTTGAAGAGATGGGCTTCGAGGTGGCCGAAGGCCCCGAGATCGAGAGCGACTACTTCAACTTCGAGGCGTTGAACTTCCCGCCGGATCACCCCGCGCGCGATATGCAAGACACCTTCATGCTCGACGACCAGCGCCTGCTGCGCACACACACCTCGCCGGTGCAGGTGCGCACGATGCAGGCCTACGAGCTGCCGGTGCGCGTGATCTCGCCAGGGCGCGTCTACCGCTGCGACAGCGACATCACCCACAGCCCGGTCTTCCATCAGATCGAGGGGCTCTTGATCGATGAGCACGTCACCTTTGGCGATCTCAAAGGCACGCTGCAGCTCTTCGCCGAGCGTTGCTTCGGGGAGGGCACGCCGATTCGTCTGCGCCCGAGCTTCTTCCCCTTCACCGAGCCCAGCGCCGAGGTCGACGTCGGCTGCATCTTCTGTCGCAGCCAGGGCTGCCGGGTGTGCAGTCACACCGGCTGGCTGGAGATCCTGGGCTCGGGCATGGTCGACCCCAACGTGCTTGAAGCCTCGGGCATCGATCCGCAGCGCTACAGCGGGTTTGCTTTTGGGCTCGGTGTGGAGCGGGTGGCGATGCTCAAGCTGGGCGTCAACGACATCCGGCTCTTCTACGAGAACGATCTTCGCTTTCTGGAGCAGTTCTGA
- the pheT gene encoding phenylalanine--tRNA ligase subunit beta — protein sequence MKVSLNWLNQWVEIEDLDADELASRLTLAGLEVEEVERIGEGQEKIVVGRIDAIEEHPKADRLVVCKVDAGEGELRQIVCGAKNMKAGDFVPVALPGAEPPGIDFAIGARKVMGVASAGMLCSEEELDLATESEGLMLLDRSLPVGKPIFEALGLKDVVLHIGLTPNRPDCLSHRGVAREVAALYGRTLRAERLQTSAPAWEGAGESIEGAAALEVVDVEGCPRYTAAVLEGVKVGPSPLWLRQRLAALGMRSVNNIVDVTNYVLMDLGQPLHAFDLDKLEGQQVVVRRAAAGETIEAIDHKTYKLDEADLVIADVSRPVAIAGVMGGAESEVTEATTRILLECAYFDPRSVRVTAKRHGLHSESSHRYERGIDPGAIVDNLGEAVALLLQAQSHLEGDAPVVRSGILDEGPGVEATPAISLGKDRANQVLGTDIEPAQVLAYLKSVGVERVEEDDQGWRFRVPTYRPDLERGIDLVEEIARLHGFDKIEATLPRALMGHAHQLQKDTERGTIVSRAERRALNWVRDLLLSQGLREAVNYSFMGEGDLDRLRFDEDDSRRLAPRVANPLVQDQALMRTTLIPSLLNNLKVNRAQRRQDVGLFEIGRRYFMTEERRTLGIALTGRKRTHWSGEVSWDFFDLKGMVEALGQAFDAADAQWSKPQVDEPYLHPGVQAVWTVGNQPVAFIGQLHPAVASKEGSDQPIFVAEVDLEALIEEGAPVRKFSASARFPAVVRDFALVVDNEVAYAKLEDAIASLCGSDAGFGELFESVALFDIYTGQPIPEGKRSLAIKVTYRAPDRTLTEAEIEAADNALLAAVESQTGARLR from the coding sequence ATGAAAGTGAGCTTGAACTGGCTCAACCAGTGGGTGGAAATCGAAGATCTGGATGCCGACGAGCTGGCCTCTCGCCTGACGCTGGCCGGCCTGGAGGTCGAAGAGGTCGAGCGCATCGGCGAAGGCCAGGAGAAGATCGTGGTCGGCCGCATCGACGCGATCGAGGAGCACCCCAAAGCCGACCGGCTGGTGGTGTGTAAGGTCGACGCCGGTGAGGGGGAGCTGCGCCAGATCGTATGCGGCGCCAAAAACATGAAGGCCGGCGACTTTGTACCGGTGGCGCTCCCCGGCGCCGAGCCGCCCGGCATCGACTTTGCCATCGGCGCGCGAAAGGTCATGGGCGTTGCCTCGGCCGGGATGTTGTGCAGCGAGGAGGAACTCGACCTCGCCACCGAGAGCGAAGGACTGATGCTCCTCGACCGCAGCCTGCCTGTGGGCAAGCCCATCTTTGAAGCGCTGGGTCTTAAAGACGTGGTGCTGCATATCGGGCTGACGCCCAACCGCCCCGACTGCCTCAGCCACCGCGGTGTGGCGCGTGAGGTCGCCGCGCTCTACGGGCGTACGCTGCGCGCGGAACGCCTGCAGACGAGCGCGCCGGCGTGGGAAGGCGCCGGCGAGTCGATCGAGGGGGCCGCCGCCCTGGAGGTTGTCGATGTGGAGGGATGCCCGCGCTACACCGCGGCGGTGCTTGAGGGCGTCAAAGTCGGCCCGAGCCCCCTGTGGCTTCGCCAGCGCCTGGCTGCGCTGGGGATGCGCAGCGTCAACAACATCGTCGATGTGACCAACTACGTGCTCATGGATTTGGGCCAGCCCCTGCACGCCTTTGACCTCGATAAGCTCGAAGGTCAGCAGGTCGTGGTGCGACGCGCCGCCGCCGGGGAGACGATCGAGGCCATCGATCACAAGACCTATAAGCTCGATGAGGCCGATCTTGTGATCGCCGATGTATCGCGCCCGGTGGCAATCGCCGGCGTGATGGGCGGGGCTGAGAGCGAAGTCACCGAGGCCACCACGCGCATCCTGCTGGAGTGCGCCTACTTCGATCCGCGCTCGGTGCGCGTGACCGCCAAGCGCCACGGGCTGCACTCGGAGTCGAGCCACCGCTATGAGCGCGGCATCGATCCGGGGGCGATCGTCGATAACCTGGGAGAGGCGGTTGCGCTTCTTCTTCAGGCGCAGTCGCACCTTGAGGGCGATGCACCGGTCGTGCGCAGCGGCATTCTGGATGAAGGTCCGGGGGTTGAGGCTACGCCGGCGATCTCCCTTGGAAAAGATCGCGCCAACCAGGTGTTGGGCACCGATATTGAGCCCGCCCAGGTGCTCGCCTACCTCAAGAGTGTGGGCGTAGAACGGGTAGAGGAAGATGACCAGGGCTGGCGCTTCCGCGTGCCGACCTACCGCCCGGACCTCGAGCGCGGGATCGATCTCGTAGAAGAGATCGCGCGTTTGCACGGCTTCGATAAGATCGAAGCGACACTTCCCCGCGCGCTGATGGGGCACGCCCACCAGCTGCAGAAGGACACCGAGCGCGGCACGATCGTCTCGCGCGCCGAGCGCCGTGCGCTGAACTGGGTGCGCGATCTTCTGCTCAGCCAGGGCCTGCGCGAAGCGGTGAACTACAGCTTTATGGGAGAGGGCGATCTTGATCGTCTGCGCTTTGATGAAGACGACTCCCGGCGCCTTGCACCCCGGGTGGCCAATCCGCTAGTGCAGGATCAGGCGTTGATGCGCACCACGCTCATCCCCAGCCTGCTTAACAACCTCAAGGTCAACCGGGCGCAGCGCCGCCAGGATGTGGGGCTCTTTGAGATCGGTCGTCGCTACTTCATGACCGAGGAGCGCCGCACCCTGGGCATTGCCCTGACCGGTCGCAAGCGCACCCACTGGAGCGGTGAGGTGAGCTGGGACTTCTTCGACCTTAAGGGCATGGTCGAGGCGCTGGGGCAGGCGTTTGACGCTGCTGACGCGCAGTGGAGCAAGCCTCAGGTCGATGAACCCTACCTCCACCCGGGGGTGCAGGCGGTGTGGACGGTGGGCAACCAGCCGGTCGCGTTTATCGGGCAGCTGCATCCGGCGGTCGCGTCAAAAGAGGGGAGCGATCAGCCGATCTTTGTGGCCGAGGTCGACCTGGAGGCGTTGATCGAGGAGGGCGCACCGGTGCGCAAGTTCAGCGCGTCGGCTCGCTTCCCGGCGGTGGTGCGTGACTTCGCGCTGGTGGTCGATAATGAGGTGGCCTACGCGAAACTTGAAGACGCGATCGCCTCGCTCTGCGGCAGTGACGCTGGCTTCGGCGAGCTCTTTGAGAGTGTCGCGCTCTTCGACATTTACACCGGCCAGCCGATCCCCGAGGGCAAGCGTAGCCTCGCCATTAAGGTGACCTACCGCGCGCCCGATCGCACGCTGACGGAGGCCGAGATCGAGGCCGCCGACAACGCGCTGCTCGCGGCGGTGGAGTCCCAGACCGGGGCTCGTCTGCGATAA
- a CDS encoding integration host factor subunit alpha, with translation MTKADIVDTVYEKVGITKREASDYVDTIFEVMKETLEDGEEIKVSGFGKFEVREKGERVGRNPRTGIEIVIPERRVLRFKVSQVLKDSINGKR, from the coding sequence ATTACCAAAGCCGATATTGTCGACACCGTCTACGAGAAGGTCGGGATCACCAAACGCGAGGCGTCGGACTACGTCGACACCATCTTCGAGGTGATGAAAGAGACCCTTGAAGATGGCGAGGAGATCAAGGTCAGCGGATTTGGCAAGTTTGAGGTGCGAGAGAAGGGCGAGCGCGTGGGACGTAACCCGCGCACGGGAATTGAGATCGTGATCCCGGAGCGTCGCGTGTTGCGCTTTAAGGTCAGCCAGGTGCTCAAGGATTCGATCAACGGCAAGCGTTGA